The Desulfovibrio sp. TomC sequence GCCGGTTCAGGAGCGGCCATGGCCGAATTCGCTTCCCGGTTCGCCAAAATGACCGTGTCCGGCATGGACGAGGTGGCCAAAGATTCCCTGGGGGAGTTCATGAACGTCCACAATGGACTCTATCTCTCCAAGCTCTCCAACGATTGGGTCGAGCTTGAGTTGTTGCCCCCGGAATATAAAGAGCGCGGCAGCCTCAAATCGGTAGGGGCGGCCTATAAAATCCCTTTTGCGTTGTCGTTTGGGCAGTTCGATTTTTACATCGGCGTCGGCTCCCCGGTTTTCACGCAGAGCTAAAAAGGAAGAAGCCATGGCCCGCATACTTATTGTGGACGATTCCATTGTTTCCCGCACCAATCTCAAAAACATACTGCTCGATGCCCAACACGAGATCGTGGGCGAGGGCGTCAATGGCGAGGACGGCCTGGAGAAGTTTTTGGCCCTGCGCCCGGACATGGTGACCATGGACATCACCATGCCCAAGCTCAACGGCATCGAATGCCTCAAAGAGATCTTGCGCCACGATTCCGAGGCGCGGGTCATGATGATCAGTGCTCTGGGCCAGGGGGCCAAGATTCTGGAAGCCATCAACTGCGGAGCCCGCCACTATATCACCAAGCCCTACGAGCCGGACAAAGTCCTGGAAGCAGTGACGGAGCTTTTGAGCGAATAAGCCAGGCTGCCTGCCCCCCACCC is a genomic window containing:
- a CDS encoding response regulator → MARILIVDDSIVSRTNLKNILLDAQHEIVGEGVNGEDGLEKFLALRPDMVTMDITMPKLNGIECLKEILRHDSEARVMMISALGQGAKILEAINCGARHYITKPYEPDKVLEAVTELLSE